A window from Nevskia ramosa DSM 11499 encodes these proteins:
- a CDS encoding alpha/beta hydrolase family esterase gives MNRLVLSAALALVLAACGGGGGTDDGGGGSTTGGTTGSTTGGTTGGGTTGGGTSGGGTSGGTSTGGGTPSPTSCQNDFTPDRVAAGENCDPALNRAKFCPLVSGLDLLTSRTTVIPCDGVEVTTNSASGGGFTTQYLAIRPAGGGTPSAIYMALHYLNANTSYYANLIRMSELAKARNVLVLIPQAPGDGGLITLPIVGLPSPNTGLLSRWPTMVNQAVENNLQLLDGVVADARNRFSASSAPLYVSGLSNGTPMAYFYACGRADRVEAVLAVAGTQTAEAAATCRPNRPVGLVIVHGTSDPIVPYNGLLGLTRSVPENYADFKTYDQCTGTDQMATLTSNGSTIQFSYVTNCAGGRKVVLATAVNNGHNWPGDDASVLPDTALNIGLFGPARDGMDATIQGFDLLRYAAGN, from the coding sequence GTGAACCGTCTGGTCCTGTCGGCGGCTTTAGCGTTGGTACTTGCCGCCTGCGGTGGCGGTGGTGGCACTGATGATGGCGGAGGTGGCAGCACGACTGGCGGTACAACCGGGAGCACCACCGGCGGGACGACTGGTGGCGGTACGACCGGCGGCGGGACCAGCGGCGGTGGAACCAGTGGCGGAACCAGCACGGGCGGCGGCACTCCAAGCCCGACGTCCTGCCAGAACGACTTCACGCCGGACCGAGTGGCCGCCGGCGAGAATTGCGATCCAGCGCTGAATCGCGCCAAGTTCTGCCCGCTGGTTTCGGGTCTGGATCTGCTGACCAGCCGCACCACCGTCATTCCCTGCGACGGCGTGGAAGTCACGACGAACAGTGCGTCCGGTGGCGGCTTCACCACGCAGTACCTCGCGATCAGACCGGCAGGAGGCGGAACGCCGTCGGCGATCTACATGGCGCTGCACTACCTGAACGCCAACACCAGCTACTACGCGAACCTGATCCGGATGAGCGAACTGGCCAAGGCGCGCAACGTTCTGGTGCTGATCCCGCAGGCACCAGGTGATGGCGGCCTGATCACGCTGCCGATAGTAGGGCTTCCATCGCCGAATACCGGACTGCTGTCGCGCTGGCCGACGATGGTCAACCAGGCCGTCGAGAACAATCTGCAGTTGCTGGATGGCGTGGTGGCGGATGCCCGCAATCGCTTCAGCGCCAGCTCCGCGCCGCTCTATGTGTCGGGATTGTCGAACGGCACGCCGATGGCCTATTTCTACGCCTGCGGCCGTGCCGATCGCGTCGAAGCCGTGCTTGCGGTTGCCGGCACCCAGACCGCCGAAGCCGCAGCGACCTGCCGCCCCAACCGGCCGGTGGGCCTGGTCATCGTCCATGGCACTTCCGATCCGATCGTGCCGTACAACGGTCTGCTCGGCCTGACCCGCAGCGTTCCCGAGAACTATGCGGACTTCAAAACCTACGATCAGTGCACTGGTACCGATCAGATGGCAACGCTGACCAGCAACGGTTCGACGATCCAGTTCAGCTACGTGACCAACTGCGCGGGCGGGCGCAAGGTCGTGCTGGCCACGGCGGTCAACAACGGCCACAACTGGCCCGGCGATGACGCCAGCGTGCTGCCGGATACGGCATTGAACATCGGCCTGTTCGGCCCC
- a CDS encoding amidase: MFKEYPAHDATGLAELVAQREVSAVELLDAALARLDAVNPKINAFCAPMIDAARQRADGPLSGPFAGVPFLIKDIAQNVAGVPTSAGSRVLKDWRPDVSSEIVLRFERAGLVSFGKTTTPELALKGCTESLLFGATRNPWNLSRTPGGSSGGAAAAVAAGIVPVASASDGGGSIRIPASYCGLFGLRPGRGRVPPGPSHDEFWEGASSEHVLSHTVRDSARMLDAIHGADEGSPFRIAGPERPYAEEVGRDPGRLRIGFSTASPINQPVDLDCVRAVHETAKLLESLGHHVEEAAPEIDGESLARCYLTMYYGQTAATVDHACELSGAEESAFELDTRALAAFGRSLTAGEYVASRQRWNDFMRAMGRFHSRFDLYLTPTVAQPAAGIGAQDTPLAERIGLRAVLKLGLARRLLDSGVVDKIAAKSLGRVPFTQLSNLTFTPSMSVPLASFADGMPLGVQFVAATGGEGLLIRLASQLEQAQPWAGRRAAI, from the coding sequence ATGTTCAAGGAATATCCGGCGCATGACGCCACTGGCCTCGCCGAGCTGGTGGCCCAGCGCGAGGTCAGCGCTGTCGAACTCCTCGATGCCGCGCTCGCCCGGCTCGATGCGGTCAACCCGAAGATCAACGCCTTCTGCGCGCCAATGATCGATGCGGCGCGGCAACGCGCCGACGGTCCGCTCAGCGGTCCGTTTGCCGGCGTGCCATTCCTGATCAAGGACATCGCCCAGAACGTGGCCGGTGTGCCGACCAGCGCCGGCAGCCGCGTGCTGAAGGACTGGCGCCCGGATGTCAGTTCCGAAATCGTGCTGCGTTTCGAGCGCGCCGGCCTGGTCAGCTTCGGCAAGACCACGACGCCCGAGCTGGCGCTGAAGGGCTGCACCGAGTCTCTGCTGTTCGGCGCCACGCGCAATCCCTGGAATCTGTCGCGCACACCCGGCGGTTCGTCCGGTGGCGCGGCTGCGGCTGTCGCCGCCGGCATCGTGCCGGTGGCCAGTGCTTCCGATGGCGGTGGCTCGATCCGCATTCCGGCTTCGTACTGCGGCTTGTTCGGTCTCCGCCCGGGGCGTGGTCGGGTGCCGCCGGGGCCCAGCCACGACGAGTTCTGGGAAGGCGCTTCCAGCGAGCACGTGCTGAGCCACACGGTGCGTGATTCAGCGCGAATGCTTGATGCGATCCACGGCGCCGACGAAGGCAGCCCGTTCCGCATCGCCGGGCCCGAGCGGCCGTATGCCGAGGAAGTCGGTCGCGATCCGGGACGGCTGCGGATCGGTTTCTCGACCGCGTCGCCGATCAACCAGCCGGTCGATCTCGACTGCGTCCGTGCCGTCCACGAAACCGCGAAGCTGCTGGAAAGCCTCGGTCATCACGTCGAGGAAGCTGCGCCGGAGATCGATGGCGAGTCGCTCGCCCGCTGCTACCTGACCATGTACTACGGCCAGACCGCAGCGACCGTCGATCACGCCTGCGAACTGAGCGGTGCAGAAGAAAGCGCGTTCGAACTGGATACCCGCGCGCTGGCCGCGTTCGGTCGCAGCCTGACCGCTGGCGAATACGTGGCCAGCCGTCAGCGCTGGAACGATTTCATGCGCGCGATGGGCCGCTTCCACAGCCGCTTCGATCTGTACCTGACGCCCACCGTGGCGCAACCGGCGGCAGGCATCGGCGCGCAGGACACGCCGCTGGCGGAAAGGATCGGTCTGCGTGCGGTACTCAAGCTCGGCCTCGCCCGGCGCCTGCTCGACAGTGGCGTAGTCGACAAGATCGCCGCCAAGAGCCTGGGCAGAGTGCCGTTCACGCAGTTGTCGAACCTGACTTTCACGCCGAGCATGTCGGTGCCGCTGGCGAGCTTCGCCGATGGCATGCCGCTGGGCGTGCAGTTCGTTGCCGCCACCGGCGGTGAAGGTCTGCTGATCAGGCTGGCATCACAGCTCGAACAGGCGCAGCCCTGGGCGGGGCGGCGGGCTGCGATCTAG